From the genome of Candidatus Deferrimicrobium sp.:
CGCGATGGTGGCCGACGCTCCCACCTTCGCCGATCTTCTTCCGCGGATCCTCGACTTTCTGGCCGACGACCCGCTCGTCTTCCACAACGCGCCGTTCGACCTGTCGTTCCTTCAGAGCGAGGCGCGGCTCGCGGGGGGATCGTGGCCCCGGAATCCCGTCATCGATACGCTGATGCTGGCCCGACGCACGGGGCGGTTCCGATCCAACTCCCTGTCGTTCATTTGCCGGGAGCTCGGCATCGGCTCCACCTTCCACCGGGCGGAAGCCGACGCCTGGGCCGCCGGGAAACTCCTTCTGCACCTGCACGGGGAACGATGAGTTTGTTCGAGCCGGCCGTTCCGCGGCATGGGCCGGGCGGCGAACTTTCCCGGCCTTTTTCTTACCTCTTCCGGGCGATCTTCCGCTTCTTCGTCACCCCTGCCGCGTTAACCGCCTTGCGATACGCCTCCCCCAGGACCGACAGCATCTCCGCGCGGCGGTCGTAGAGACGCCTGCGGGTCCGCTTTCCCACCCGGTCGAACGCGAAGGCGCAAAGGAGCGGGAGAGCCACGGTGGAGTCGAGGTAGCAGACCACCGTGTCTGGGAGCTTGTCCGGGTCCACCTTCCCCCACGAGACCGCCTCCGAGGGCGTCGCGCCGGACAGCCCGCCCGTGTCGGGCCGGGCGTCGGTGACCTGCAGGAAGTAGTCGTGCCCCTTTTCGTCGAGCCCGAGGACCTCCTGGATCTGCGGCTCGGTCTGGAGCATGAAATTCTTCGGCGACCCGCCGCCGAGGATCCAGACCGCGCTTTTCCCCCCGCGACGCTTTGCGTCGTAGACGATCGCCGCCGTCTCGTTCACGTCGAGGGAGACGTCGAACGTCACCCCGCGGCCGCCAAGGCGCATCGCGGCGACGTTCATCCCGATGGAGGAATCCCCGGGGGACGACGTGTAGACGGGGACCCCGTACCGCCACGCGGCCGCCAGCACGCTCACCTCCCCCTGGCCAAGAGTCTTTTCCCGCTGGGCCATGTACCGCCCGAGCCGGTAATGGAACTCCGCCGTCCCCATCTGCGCCTGGAACTCCGGCAGGTCCAGCACCTGGCGGAAGAAGGCGTCCGTATCGAGGAGCACCTCGTAGTCGAACAGGACATCGTAGATCCGGACGACTCCTTCATCCCGCAGGACGCGGTCGTCGAGGAACGGCGACCCGGCGTGCATCGGGAGCCCGAGCCCGAAGTGGGCGTCGTGGTAGAGGTTCGCCCCCGTCGAGACGATCCAGTCGACGAACCCCGCCTTGAGCAACGGAACGATGCACGACACGCCGAGCCCCGCGGGGGTGAGCGCGCCGGTCAGGGAGAGCCCCACCGTCACGTCGGGTTTCAGCATCCGTTCGGAAAGGAGCCGCGCCCCCTCCCGCAGCCGTCCGGCATTGTAGGAGAGGAACGTCTTCTCGATCATCTCCGAGGCCGGCATCCTCTTCCCCACGGGCGGCGGAAGGATCCGCGCGCCGGACAGGTACCGGGATCTCTTGCCCATGTGCCGTTTCTCCTTCAGGATTCCCCGCGCCCGGTATCGCCCGGCGGCTTGCGGCATTATACGCTATAATCGGCGCGTGACCGATCCCCGATCCCCAGAGAAGGCGGAGATCGCGGCCATTCACGAGGTGGCCAAGATCCTCACCTCGACGCAGAACCTCGACCGCGCGCTGGGGACCGCCCTGCGAACGCTCCAGAGCTTCCTCGGATTCGACCGCACCGCCATCTTCCGCCCCGACGAAACGACGCGCGAGATCCGGATGGAGATCGCCGCCGGCTACACCGCGGAGCAGCGGGAGCGGGCCCGATACGTCTGGGGCGAGGGGATCGTCGGGAAGACGATGAAGACGGGAAGCCCCATCGCCCTCCCGGACGTCCGGAAAGAGCCGTCGTTCCTGGACAAGACGCGCGCGCACGGGGAGTCGTCCGAAGAGGGGCCGCTCTCCTACCTCTCCGTTCCGATCAAGATCGGCGCCGAGACGCTGGGGGTACTGACCGCGGAGCGGATCGGCCGCGAAGGCACGCAGGCGCTCGAATCGGACGCGCGGACCCTCACCGTGATCGGCTGCCTCATCGGACAGGCGCTCAAGCTGCACAAGGCGATCGAACGGCTGCAGGACGAGTTCCGGCGGCAGCGCAGGGAGTTCGAAAAGACGATCCGGAAGACGTACCGGATCGAGAACATCGTCGGGCAGAGCAAGCGGATGCAGGAGGTCTTCGCCGCGGTGACCAGCGTCGCGCCGTCGCGCGCCACGGTGCTTCTGCGCGGCGAGAGCGGGACGGGGAAGGAGATGATCGCCCGCGCGATCCACCAGGGGGGAGGCCGCGCGGACCGCCCCTTCGTCGCCGTCAACTGCGCCGCCCTCCCCGAGACGCTGCTCGAGTCGGAGCTGTTCGGCCACAAGCGGGGCGCCTTCACCGGCGCGGTCGAGGAGCGGAAAGGCCGGTTCGAGGAGGCGTCCGGCGGCACGATCTTTCTCGACGAGGTGGGCGATATCCCGCTGCCCACGCAGGTGAAGCTGCTGCGCGTTCTGCAGGAACGGACGTTCGAGCGCCTCGGGGAGAACCGGCCCGTCTCCGTGGACGTCCGGATCATCGCGGCGACGAACGCCGACCTCGAAAAGATGGTGGCGGGAGGCACGTTCCGGGAGGACCTCTACTACCGGCTCAACGTGATCCCCGTCTTCCTTCCCCCTTTGCGGGACCGGAAGGAAGACATCCTCCCGCTGACGGAGCATTTCCTCGAGCGGTTCAACCGGGAGCACGGAAAAACCGTCGCCTTCTCGAAGGACGCCCTCGACCTGCTCCTCGAATACCGATGGACCGGGAACGTGCGGGAACTCGAGAACCTCGTCGAGCGGGCGGTGGTGATGGCCAAGGCGCCGGTCGTGCGGGCGCAGGACCTCCCCCGGGCGATCCGGGTCGCCGCGTCCCTCCCCGCGACCGGGCCGTATGGGCAGCCCCCCGCGCCGCAGGGGTCCGGCGCCGCATCCGCGGCGGAGCCTCCCCACCCGGCGGCGCCTCCGGAAGGGCGACCCCGCGCGGAGTATCTCAAGGCGATGGAACGCGAGGAGCTGCAGGGAGCCTTGTCGTCCGCCGGATGGGTGATCGCGCGGGCCGCGAAGATCCTCGGGTGGACGCCCAGGCAAGTGGCGTACAAGATGAAGAAGCACGGGCTTTCCTCCCCGTGGAAGAAGTAGCGCCCACCTGATCCGGCGGAGTGAGGAATCGAACATGTCGCGTGTCAAAATCTACAGTTAACTTGCTTCCACTGCGGCCGCGGGCTGCTGCGTACTTATTGCACTGGGCGGGGCCGTGTGCTTTATGGGCGCCGCCAAAGCCATCCCTGATTGGCCAACCACTTTCGGCGGTATCGCACCTCCCAGTGAGCCGGGGGCTTTCGTTGAATACCTGCACCGTGTAGGGGCGGTCGTCGTCGGCCTATTGGTCCTCGCCCTCGCCGCTATAGGGCTCCTCTGGTTCCGGTCCCGTCCCTGGCTCCTCGTGCCCCCACTTCTGGCCCTGGTCTTGCTGGCAGTCGTTTCCGCTATCGGCGCGCTCGTCGTGCTCGGCTCTGTTTCGCCGGTAATCGCCGCCGTGGACCTGGCCAGCGCCCTGATGGTGCTTGCCCTGATGGTGACGGCCGCGCTGGCGGCGCGTTTTTTCCTGCGGAATCCGGACGGCACCGCCCACC
Proteins encoded in this window:
- a CDS encoding 3'-5' exonuclease produces the protein MGNPSNGGLIIEIPYVAADVETTGLSAAEGHRVCEFALLRFLRGTVIDSFVSLVNPLRPIDPGASAVNGITDAMVADAPTFADLLPRILDFLADDPLVFHNAPFDLSFLQSEARLAGGSWPRNPVIDTLMLARRTGRFRSNSLSFICRELGIGSTFHRAEADAWAAGKLLLHLHGER
- a CDS encoding homospermidine biosynthesis protein is translated as MGKRSRYLSGARILPPPVGKRMPASEMIEKTFLSYNAGRLREGARLLSERMLKPDVTVGLSLTGALTPAGLGVSCIVPLLKAGFVDWIVSTGANLYHDAHFGLGLPMHAGSPFLDDRVLRDEGVVRIYDVLFDYEVLLDTDAFFRQVLDLPEFQAQMGTAEFHYRLGRYMAQREKTLGQGEVSVLAAAWRYGVPVYTSSPGDSSIGMNVAAMRLGGRGVTFDVSLDVNETAAIVYDAKRRGGKSAVWILGGGSPKNFMLQTEPQIQEVLGLDEKGHDYFLQVTDARPDTGGLSGATPSEAVSWGKVDPDKLPDTVVCYLDSTVALPLLCAFAFDRVGKRTRRRLYDRRAEMLSVLGEAYRKAVNAAGVTKKRKIARKR
- the nifA gene encoding nif-specific transcriptional activator NifA; the protein is MTDPRSPEKAEIAAIHEVAKILTSTQNLDRALGTALRTLQSFLGFDRTAIFRPDETTREIRMEIAAGYTAEQRERARYVWGEGIVGKTMKTGSPIALPDVRKEPSFLDKTRAHGESSEEGPLSYLSVPIKIGAETLGVLTAERIGREGTQALESDARTLTVIGCLIGQALKLHKAIERLQDEFRRQRREFEKTIRKTYRIENIVGQSKRMQEVFAAVTSVAPSRATVLLRGESGTGKEMIARAIHQGGGRADRPFVAVNCAALPETLLESELFGHKRGAFTGAVEERKGRFEEASGGTIFLDEVGDIPLPTQVKLLRVLQERTFERLGENRPVSVDVRIIAATNADLEKMVAGGTFREDLYYRLNVIPVFLPPLRDRKEDILPLTEHFLERFNREHGKTVAFSKDALDLLLEYRWTGNVRELENLVERAVVMAKAPVVRAQDLPRAIRVAASLPATGPYGQPPAPQGSGAASAAEPPHPAAPPEGRPRAEYLKAMEREELQGALSSAGWVIARAAKILGWTPRQVAYKMKKHGLSSPWKK